Genomic DNA from Candidatus Acetothermia bacterium:
CCGTCCTCGTCGCCGCCCTGGCCCTTGGGGCCACGGGGAGCTTGTTGGACTGGATCCTGGCCGCGGTGGCGATGGGGGTTTCCTGGCGGGCGTTTCAGGCCGGACGCCGGCTCCTCAGGCGGTTGCGGACGGCGCTCGCTACCGCGGGCCCGGGCATTGGGCGGCCACGCCCGGGCTGATCCCCATCCCGGAAAACGCCCCCTCGAACTCCCGGGCAAACTCCTGGGCCAGCCGGTCTGCCCGGGCCGCGTACGCCCCCTTGTCCCGCCACGTGTCCTCGGGCCGTAGGATCCGTGCCGGGACCCCGGGGCAGGTCCGCGGCACCCCGACGTGGAACCGCCGGTCCTCCTCGAACTCAACCCGCTCCAGCTCCCCGGATAGGGCCGCCCGAACCATGCGGCGGGTGAGGCGGATGTCGATCCGCTCCCCCTCCCCATATGCTCCCCCCGACCAGCCGGTGTTGACCAAGTACGCCCGCGTCCGGTACCGGTCGAGGAATGCCCCGAGCATCTCCGTGTACACCTCGGGGAGGCGCGGCATGAACGGGGCCCCGAAGAACCGGGAGAACGTGGACTGGGGCTCCACCACCCCCGTCTCCGTGCCGGCGAGCTTGCTCGTGTAGCCCATGAGGAACCACAGCTTGGCCTGGTCCGTCTCCAGGCGGGCGATCGGGGGGAGGACGCCGTGGGCATCCGCGGTGAGGAGGAGCAGGGCCTGGGGGTGGCCGGCCCGCCCCCGGGGGTCCGCGTTGCGGATGAACGAGAGGGGGTAGCTCGCCCGGGAGTTCTCCGTGAGCCGCCGGTCGGCGAAGTCGAACCGCCCGTCGGGGTAGATCATGGCGTTCTCCACGATCGCCCCGTGCTCCAGAGGGTCGGCCTCGTGCATCACCGCCCAGTAGATGTCCGGCTCCTTCTCAGGATGGAGGTCGATCATCTTCGCGTAGCAGCCCCACTCGAAGTTGAAGATCCCCTCCTCCGTCCAGCCGTGCTCGTCGTCGCCGATGAGCGTCCGCTCCGGGTCGGAGGAGAGCGACGTCTTCCCCGTGCCCGAGAGCCCCAGGAACAGGGCGGCGTCCCCGCCGGGGCCCACGCTCGCCGCCCCGTGTAAGGGGAGGACCCCCAAGGGCGGGAGGAGGAAGTTCATCACCGTGAACATGAGCTTCTTCACCGACCCCAGGTACGCGGAGCCGTACACGATCCCCACCCGAAGGGCGAAGTCCATCACCACCGCGATCCCGGACGCGGTGCCCGTCCTCGGGTCCGGCCGGAGCCGCCCCGCGTACTTCCGCGGGTCGAGCTTGTCGTAGGGGAGGGCGAGGAGGAGGAACGGCCGGTCGGCGAATGCGGACCCCTCTGCCCCCGGTGGGACGGGGCGGAACATGTTGTCGGCAAACAGGGCGGTGAGGGCGCGGTCGGTCACGGTGCGCACCACGAGGGCATAGCCCGGGTCAGCCCCCAGCGCCCGCTCGGTCACGTACAGACGCGCCTTCTTCCCCAAGGTGCCGAGGGCGTCCTGGAGGATCATCTCGAACGTGTCGGGGCTCAAAGGGATGCAGTACGGGGAACGCCAGTCCACCGCGGCGTGGATCTCCGGCCGGTCCACGATGTACGTGTCCTGGGGCCTCCGGCCCGTGGACTCCGGCGGGGTCCAGGCGGCGAGCGCGCCGGAGGAGCTGCCCCACGCCTCCCGGCGGCGGATGGCTTCGGCGATGAGCTCTCGCCGCCCCCGGTTCTCCCACACGTCGGGGTGGGCCCCGAGGGCCCGGTCCACGGCCCGGTCAACGTCCATGCGCTCCCTCCTTGTCTCCAGCGACCGCAGGCGCCGGGTGCACGTACACCGTCTGGGTGGGATAGGCGAACGCGATGCCCTCCTCCCTGAACCGGCGGTAGAGCTCGAGGTTGATGGCCTGCTGGATGTCCATGTACACGTTGTAGTCCGGAACGAGCACGTAGTAGACGACCTCAAACCCGAGCGCGAAGTCCCCGTACTCCTTGAAGTGGGCCCGGTCGAAGCGCGTGTTCGGCTGGGCCTCGATGATCTCTCGCACGATCCTCGGGATCGCGGCGAGCGCCTCGTACGGGGTTTCGTACACGACCCCGAACGAGAACATCACCCGGCGCTGGAACATGCGTTTGTAGTTGCGGACCGGCTGACGCAGGAGCTCGGCGTTGGAGAAGATGAGCTGTTCGCCGGTGAGGCTGCGCACACGGGTGGTCTTGAGGCCGACCCGCTCCACCGTGCCCATGAAGTCGCCGACGATGATGAAGTCCCCCACCAGGAACGGTTTGTCCACCACGATGGAGATGGAGGCGAACAGGTCCCCGAGGATGTTCTGGAGGGCCAAAGCCACGGCGATGCCGGCGATCCCGAGCCCGGTCACGAGGGCAGTGATGTCGATCCCCACGTTCTCCAGGGCCAGGAGCAGCACCAACGTCCACAGGGCGATCTTCCCGAGGAACGCCACCGCGTTGAGGGTGGTGGCGGTGGCCGCGTCCCCTTCCTCCTCGAGCTTCCGCTTGACCGCGCGGTCCACCCAGTACGTGATGATCCGGCCCCCCCAGGACGCGACCTGGATCAGGAAGGCCAGCACGGCCAGGGTGCCGATGGCCCGGGACGCGGCCGGGGGAAGCCGCACCGCGAGCGACCCCGCGTAAAGGGCGACCCCGAGGAGGAAGAAGAGATGGGTCCGCCGGGCCAGGTCGGCCATGAGGCGCACGAACTCGCTCTTCGTCCGCTCGTAGCGGGCGGTCAACTGGCGGCGGATGCCCCACGTGGCGAGCTTCAGCCCAAGGAAGGTCAGGGCGAACACGCCCAGGGCGAGAAGCCATACCCAAAGTGCGTTTTCCCCGAGCGTCCGCTCAAGGAAGTTCATCGTCTGCCGTACCTCCGCGGGGCGATCCGGGTCATCCGCGCCGCCGGCCAAGGAGGATCGCGGTGAAGAGGAGGACGACGCCCACCGCGAGGAGGATCACGGTGACCGCGGTGGCGGGGGGCTTGATGAGGGTGCCGATCACCAACCCGACCAGGGCGGCACCGGCCGCCAAGAGGAAACTTTGGATGTAACCGGTTAGCCGGTGCATGGCGTTTTAGGTTACCCGCCTGGTTCCCCTTCGTCAAACAGGGGGACCAGCCGGAACCCCTTCACGTCGATCAAGCCACGGTCGGTGAGCTTGAGGGCCGGGATCACCGGGAGGGCCAGGAAGGAGAGGGTCATGAAGGGATCGGGGAGTTGGGAGCCNNNNNNNNNNNNNNNNNNNNNNNNNNNNNNNNNNNNNNNNNNNNNNNNNNNNNNNNNNNNNNNNNNNNNNNNNNNNNNNNNNNNNNNNNNNNNNNNNNNNNNNNNNNNNNNNNNNNNNNNNNTCACTTGTCCCCCGCCCAGGCGGACGAGCTCCGCCACCGCGGCGCGCATGTCCTCATCGGTGGTGCCCACCACCACCACGTTGTGGCTGTCGTGGGCCACGGTGGACGCGAGCGCCCCCCGTCGGAGGCCGAACCCCTGGACGAGAGCGAGCCCCACGTTCCCCGTTCCGCGGTGCCGCTCCACCACGGCAAGCTTGAGGAGGTCCCGGTCCGGGTCGGCCACCACCTCGCCCCCTTCCAGGCGGGGCCTCACGTGGAATTCCTCGGTCACCACCTGGCCGGGGACGACCCGGATGGCCCTGGCCCTCCCCGCCCCAGCCGGGATGCTGAAGGAGAGCCGCTCCGCGTCCACGCGCACCGGTGCGCGCCCCTCCCCGCGCGGGGGCGCGGGCAGGTCCACGATGCACTCCCCGCCCGCGGCCACCTTCACCCCGGCCACGTACACCTCCTCCACCCGTACCCGCTGAAGGTCGGAAAGCACGGCGAGGTCGGCAGCGTAGCCGGGGGCGATCGCCCCGAGGTTCGGGATCCCGTACGCNNNNNNNNNNCGAGGTCGGCAGCGTAGCCGGGGGCGATCGCCCCGAGGTTCGGGATCCCGTACGCCCGGGCGGTGTGGACCGTGGCGCAGGCGATCGCGACCTCCGGGGGGACGCCGCCCGCGATGGCCTTCCGCAGGACGTCGTCCATGTGCCCTTCCGAGAGGAGGGTTTCCGGCTCCCGGTCGTCGGTGCAGAGGTGGACGAACGGGGCGGACCGGGCGGTGAGGAGGGGGAGCAGGGCGGAGAGGTTCCGGGCCGTGGTCCCCTCGCGGATGAGGACGTGCATCCCGGCCCGCAGCTTCTCCGCGGCCTCGGCGAGGGAAGTGCACTCGTGGTCGGTGCGCGGTCCGGCAAGGATGTAGGCCCACAGGGCAGACCCGGAGAGCCCCGGGGCGTGGCCGTCGATCGGGCGGCCCCGGGCTGCCTCGAGCTTGGCCCAGAGGTCGGGGTCGCCGGCCAGCACCCCGGGGAAGTTCATGACCTCCGCGAGGCCGAGGATGCGGTCCCAAGAGAGCAACTCCGCGAGGTCCCGGGCGGCCAGTTCCGCCCCGGCCGTCTCCAGCGGGCTCGCTGGGACGCAGGACGGGGCCAGGAAGAGCGCCCGCAGGGGCAGATCCCGGGTGGCGTCCAGCATGTACCGGACCCCCTCCCGGCCCAGGACATTGGCGATTTCGTGGGGGTCGGCGATCACCGCCGTGGTCCCGTGGGGGAGCACGGCCCGGGCGAACTCAGGCGGGGAGAGGCGCGAGCTCTCGATGTGGACGTGGGCGTCGATGAACCCCGGGACGAGCCACGCCCCGGCGAGGTCGACGATCTCCTCCGCCTCGGTGGCCCCAAACCCGACGATACGGCCGTCGGCCACCGCCACGTCCCCGGGGAAGAACGCCCCGGAGAACACGTCCAGCACCCGGGCCCGCCGCAGGAGAAGCTCAGCCGGGCCCTCTCCCTTGGCCGCCCGGAACGCCCGCGTGTGCACGTTCAAGTTCACCGGCCGGAGGATAGCCGGCGCCGCCCGCCTCGGCCAGCCGTACCCAAGGGCTCCCCTTGACAGGGGGACCGGACGGGCCTACAATGTGTTACCTTGTGCTAACTATAGAAAGGTATGGAAAAGAATGACAACCGCTCGCTCACGGAGCACCGTCGCCGCCTCATCCTGGAGCGGGTGCGGGAGCTGGGGGCGGTGCGCACGTCTGAGCTGGCCAGGATCCACTCCGTGTCCCCCATGACCATCCGCAACGATCTCGATGCCCTTGCCCGTCGGGGGCACCTGTTGCGGGTCCACGGTGGGGCGATGGTCAAGGAGCAACTTGCGGCTGAACCGTCCTACCATGAAAAGGCGTCGCTCAACCTCGAGGAGAAGCGCCGCATCGGGCGCCGTGCTGCCGCGCTCATCGAGGACGGCATGGCCGTGTTCATCGGGAACGGCACCACGACCATGGAGATCGTCCGCGCCCTCAAAGACCGCGCGCCGTCGCACGTCAAGGCGTTCACCAACGCCCTGACCCATGCCACGGAGCTGGCCGGGATTCCACAGGTGGACCTGTACGTGGTGGGCGGGTACCTGCGGGGGGTCTCCTTCGCGATGGTGGGCCCTCTGGCCTNNNNNNNTACGTGGTGGGCGGGTACCTGCGGGGGGTCTCCTTCGCGATGGTGGGCCCTCTGGCCGGTCAGGCCCTGGAAGGGGTGTACTTCGACCTCGCGTTTCTGGGAGCCAATGGGATTTCTCTTGAACATGGGATCACGATCCCCTCCCTGGAAGAGGCGGAGACGGCGGCGGAGATCGTGCGTCATGCCCGGCGGGTGGTGATCGTGGCCGACCACACCAAGTTCGGGGTCGTGACCCATGGGAGGATCGCCGACCTTGAGGAAGTGGACGTGATCGTGACCGACGAGGGCCTCAACAACGAGATCCGGTCAGCACTAGCTAGCCTTGAGCTAGAGGTGTACTCCGTGTAAGGGAAGGGGGTGAGAGGGGGGAGTAGTTGTAGGGCATCGCACGACGATTCAGAGGGAGCAAACGAGGAGG
This window encodes:
- a CDS encoding phosphoenolpyruvate carboxykinase (ATP), translating into MDVDRAVDRALGAHPDVWENRGRRELIAEAIRRREAWGSSSGALAAWTPPESTGRRPQDTYIVDRPEIHAAVDWRSPYCIPLSPDTFEMILQDALGTLGKKARLYVTERALGADPGYALVVRTVTDRALTALFADNMFRPVPPGAEGSAFADRPFLLLALPYDKLDPRKYAGRLRPDPRTGTASGIAVVMDFALRVGIVYGSAYLGSVKKLMFTVMNFLLPPLGVLPLHGAASVGPGGDAALFLGLSGTGKTSLSSDPERTLIGDDEHGWTEEGIFNFEWGCYAKMIDLHPEKEPDIYWAVMHEADPLEHGAIVENAMIYPDGRFDFADRRLTENSRASYPLSFIRNADPRGRAGHPQALLLLTADAHGVLPPIARLETDQAKLWFLMGYTSKLAGTETGVVEPQSTFSRFFGAPFMPRLPEVYTEMLGAFLDRYRTRAYLVNTGWSGGAYGEGERIDIRLTRRMVRAALSGELERVEFEEDRRFHVGVPRTCPGVPARILRPEDTWRDKGAYAARADRLAQEFAREFEGAFSGMGISPGVAAQCPGPR
- a CDS encoding mechanosensitive ion channel family protein; the encoded protein is MNFLERTLGENALWVWLLALGVFALTFLGLKLATWGIRRQLTARYERTKSEFVRLMADLARRTHLFFLLGVALYAGSLAVRLPPAASRAIGTLAVLAFLIQVASWGGRIITYWVDRAVKRKLEEEGDAATATTLNAVAFLGKIALWTLVLLLALENVGIDITALVTGLGIAGIAVALALQNILGDLFASISIVVDKPFLVGDFIIVGDFMGTVERVGLKTTRVRSLTGEQLIFSNAELLRQPVRNYKRMFQRRVMFSFGVVYETPYEALAAIPRIVREIIEAQPNTRFDRAHFKEYGDFALGFEVVYYVLVPDYNVYMDIQQAINLELYRRFREEGIAFAYPTQTVYVHPAPAVAGDKEGAHGR
- a CDS encoding adenine deaminase, which gives rise to AYGIPNLGAIAPGYAADLAVLSDLQRVRVEEVYVAGVKVAAGGECIVDLPAPPRGEGRAPVRVDAERLSFSIPAGAGRARAIRVVPGQVVTEEFHVRPRLEGGEVVADPDRDLLKLAVVERHRGTGNVGLALVQGFGLRRGALASTVAHDSHNVVVVGTTDEDMRAAVAELVRLGGGQV
- a CDS encoding amidohydrolase family protein, with product MNLNVHTRAFRAAKGEGPAELLLRRARVLDVFSGAFFPGDVAVADGRIVGFGATEAEEIVDLAGAWLVPGFIDAHVHIESSRLSPPEFARAVLPHGTTAVIADPHEIANVLGREGVRYMLDATRDLPLRALFLAPSCVPASPLETAGAELAARDLAELLSWDRILGLAEVMNFPGVLAGDPDLWAKLEAARGRPIDGHAPGLSGSALWAYILAGPRTDHECTSLAEAAEKLRAGMHVLIREGTTARNLSALLPLLTARSAPFVHLCTDDREPETLLSEGHMDDVLRKAIAGGVPPEVAIACATVHTARAYGIPNLGAIAPGYAADL